The genomic segment GTCGGTCCAGGTCTCCGGGTCGACCGCGTTCTTGCGCAGGACGACGATCGCGTTCGTGCGTTGCATCGAGGTCCACATCGCCTCGACGTTCGGCGTGGTCTCGACGCGCTGCACGTCCGCGTGGCACACGACGTCGCGGAAGCCCGCCGCGCTCATCTCGGCGACGCACTCCGCCGGATCCGCGAGCGGCGGCTGGAACGCCGGCGCGCCCGGCGGCGGCGGGAAGCGCTCCGCCAGCGCGCCGAGCACCGTCGCGAGCACCGGCACCTCGGAGAGCGGCGCCCAGCTCGCCACGATCGCGGGCGCACCCGGCTTCAGCACGCGACGAAGCTCGCGGAACCCCTTGGCGCGATCGGGAAAGAACATCAGCCCGAACATCGAGAAGCCAGCGTCGAACGTCGCGTCCGCGTAGGGCAGCGC from the Labilithrix sp. genome contains:
- a CDS encoding class I SAM-dependent methyltransferase produces the protein MTTPLAKPKAWDDVAEAYAAELSESFEHFARTALALAALDAPAHVVDVACGAGALTRIAVEAGHRVSALDQSEGMLTQLRRRVPAPAATRGADSPHAAGVDVTLGDGMALPYADATFDAGFSMFGLMFFPDRAKGFRELRRVLKPGAPAIVASWAPLSEVPVLATVLGALAERFPPPPGAPAFQPPLADPAECVAEMSAAGFRDVVCHADVQRVETTPNVEAMWTSMQRTNAIVVLRKNAVDPETWTDAARFVLARLRERHGTGEQTITMTARLTVGRA